In a single window of the Nicotiana tomentosiformis chromosome 10, ASM39032v3, whole genome shotgun sequence genome:
- the LOC138900336 gene encoding uncharacterized mitochondrial protein AtMg00810-like, giving the protein MGSEFEMSMMGELNFFLGLQVKQTPKGIMISQQKYIKELLKRFEMESSKLIDTPIATATRLDMDEHGSPVNKTMYRGIIGSLLYLTASRPDIVFSVGLCARKSTSGMAHFLGLCLISWGTRKQNSMALSSVDMHDDYRAIKELMYFIFAKG; this is encoded by the exons AtgggaagtgagtttgaaatgagcatgatgggggaattGAATTTCTTCTTAGGCCTGCAAGTCAAGCAAACTCCTAAGGGAATaatgataagtcagcagaagtacatcAAAGAGCTTCTGAAGAGATTTGAAATGGAAAGCTCAAAACtcattgacactcctattgccacTGCCACTCGACTGGACATGGATGAACATGGTTCCCCTGTGAACAAGACCATGTACAGAGGTATCATTgggtcactcttgtatctcacagCAAGCAGACCAGATATTGTTTTTAGTGTGGGACTATGTGCCAG GAAAAGCACTTCCGGCATGGCACACTTTCTGGGTTTGTGTCTAATTTCATGGGGTACAAGAAAACAAAATTCAATGGCTCTTTCAAGT GTAGACATGCATGACGATTACAGAGCAATTAAGGAGCTAATGTATTTCATCTTCGCAAAAGGATGA
- the LOC104118137 gene encoding uncharacterized protein, whose translation MALVLRYVDKNGEVVERFVGLVHVSDASTCSLKEAIYSLLSDHLLSPSQIRGQGYDGASNMRGEISGLKTLIMKDSSSTYYIHCFAYQLQLTLVAMSKKHLDVEYFFCHITNVLNVIGLYFKRGDLLRHLQAKKLEQLLESGEIHTGRGLNQERRLQRPGDTRWGLHFQTLDNFIVIFSSIIRVLEVIEHEGSTSNERNQAKYLLSEIITFKFIFILHLMLKVLAMSNELNKILQKRDQDIVNAVEFLNITKKRLQDMRETGWESLLDDISSFCHMHDIMIPKMDESYFPGKSKRKSSGICYSHHLRVDIFYIVIDVQLQELNDRFDVVSSDLLLGMASLNQANSFANFDKGRIMTLAKCYPNEFDEVHIRDLSYQLDTFIIHMRVGNPKFSNLQGISDLAKALVETNLVETYSYVYLLVKLTLILPVATATVERAFSSMKQIKNEERNNMGDQYLNDCLICYIERDVFTNVSNDVIIDRFQNMKARRGQF comes from the coding sequence ATGGCTCTTGTTTTGCGTTATGTTGATAAAAATGGTGAAGTGGTAGAGCGATTTGTTGGTCTTGTCCATGTTAGTGATGCATCGACATGCTCATTGAAGGAAGCAATCTACTCTTTGCTTTCGGACCACTTACTAAGTCCGTCTCAAATACGTGGACAAGGTTATGATGGAGCTAGTAACATGAGGGGAGAGATAAGTGGTCTTAAGACTTTGATTATGAAAGACAGCTCATCGACATATTACATTCATTGCTTTGCTTATCAATTGCAATTAACACTTGTAGCTATGTCTAAAAAGCATTTGGATGTCGAATACTTCTTTTGTCATATTACTAATGTGTTGAATGTCATTGGATTATATTTTAAGCGCGGAGATTTGCTTCGCCATCTTCAAGCTAAAAAACTGGAGCAATTACTTGAGTCCGGTGAAATTCATACCGGGCGAGGACTAAATCAAGAACGCAGGCTTCAAAGACCAGGTGATACTCGTTGGGGATTACATTTCCAAACATTAGATAACTTTATTGTTATTTTCTCATCTATTATTCGTGTGCTTGAAGTGATTGAACATGAAGGTTCTACCTCAAATGAGAGAAATCAAGCAAAATATCTTTTGAGTGAGATAATAacattcaaatttatttttatacTTCACTTGATGTTGAAAGTTTTGGCAATGTCAAACGAGTTGAACAAGATCCTACAAAAGAGAGATCAAGATATTGTTAATGCCGTGGAGTTTCTTaatattacaaagaaaagattgcAAGATATGAGGGAAACTGGATGGGAATCTTTGCTAGATGATATTTCCTCATTTTgtcatatgcatgatattatgaTTCCCAAGATGGATGAATCCTATTTTCCTGGAAAGTCGAAGCGTAAGTCTTCTGGTATTTGTTATTCACACCACTTGCGTGTTGATATCttttatattgtaattgatgtGCAACTTCAAGAACTTAATGACCGTTTTGATGTAGTGAGTAGCGATTTGCTTCTTGGGATGGCTAGTTTGAATCAAGCCAATTCTTTTGCTAATTTTGATAAAGGTAGAATAATGACTTTAGCAAAATGTTACCCAAATGAGTTTGATGAAGTACACATTCGAGACTTGAGTTATCAACTAGATACTTTCATAATTCATATGCGAGTTGGCAATCCCAAGTTCTCCAACTTGCAAGGAATTAGTGATTTGGCAAAAGCATTGGTTGAGACAAATCTTGTGGAGACTTATTCGTATGTTTATTTACTTGTGAAGTTAACTCTGATTTTACCTGTTGCTACCGCAACTGTGGAGAGAGCATTCTCATCCATGAAGCAAATAAAGAATGAAGAGAGGAACAACATGGGTGATCAATATTTAAATGATTGTTTAATTTGTTACATAGAGCGTGATGTATTTACAAATGTAAGTAATGATGTCATTATTGAtcgttttcaaaatatgaaagctCGTCGAGGACAATTTTAA
- the LOC138900335 gene encoding uncharacterized protein, with amino-acid sequence MRLHVGDVNSVHDKCFKKMLDLSNHHQSIQVVFDKHSEKLKNEYRMRLEASIDVARLLLLYGLPFKGHDEIESSINQGLFLGFLRWHGDKHPDVGKVILENAPQNDTLTCPMIQKDIINACVKETLKAIIGDLNGDYFGILVDESKDISHKE; translated from the coding sequence ATGCGTTTACATGTTGGTGATGTTAATAGTGTCCATGATAAATGTTTCAAGAAGATGCTAGATTTATCAAATCACCATCAATCAATTCAAGTTGTTTTTGATAAGCACTCCGAGAAGTTGAAAAATGAGTATCGAATGCGTTTAGAAGCATCAATTGATGTGGCAAGACTCCTATTGTTGTATGGATTGCCTTTTAAGGGCCATGATGAAATTGAATCTTCGATAAATCAAGGCCTCTTTCTAGGATTCTTACGATGGCATGGGGACAAGCATCCGGATGTGGGAAAAGTAATATTAGAAAATGCTCCACAAAATGATACTTTGACTTGCCCTATGAtccaaaaggatattatcaatgcTTGTGTAAAAGAAACATTAAAGGCTATAATTGGAGACTTGAATGGAGATTATTTTGGTATATTAGTTGATGAGTCCAAAGATATCTCACACAAAGAATAA